A portion of the Mesobacillus boroniphilus genome contains these proteins:
- a CDS encoding homoserine dehydrogenase, whose amino-acid sequence MQAISVGLLGLGTVGSGVVRIIENHQDKLMHQVGCPVNVKKILVQDVEKERSVKVDPSLLTVNPADIMEDPEIEVVIEVMGGIEDTREHLLHALRSKKNIVTANKDLMAIHGSELLTVANENGCDLFFEASVAGGIPILRSLVDGLASDRITKMMGIVNGTTNYILTKMSQEGLAYDSVLKEAQQLGYAEANPASDVEGLDAARKMAIMATLGFSMKIDLDDVKVKGITSVTEEDLQYGKQLGYTMKLLGIAVREGDKVEVCVEPALLPSSHPLASVNNEYNAVYVYGEAVGETMFYGPGAGSLPTATAVVSDLVGVIKNLRLGVNGSSFVTPQYEKQLKDDGEVNSKYFLRLHVHDEVGVFSEITSLFAGHNVSFEKILQMPLKEKELAEIVVVTHQASLKDYQNILMELRDLRVVKAVKSSYRVEGSVSA is encoded by the coding sequence ATGCAGGCAATCTCGGTTGGACTTCTTGGTTTGGGAACAGTAGGGTCAGGAGTGGTGAGGATCATAGAAAATCACCAGGACAAATTAATGCATCAGGTTGGGTGCCCGGTAAATGTGAAAAAAATCCTCGTTCAGGATGTTGAAAAAGAAAGGTCGGTAAAAGTAGACCCTTCTCTCCTGACGGTGAATCCAGCCGATATTATGGAAGACCCGGAGATTGAAGTGGTAATCGAGGTTATGGGCGGAATTGAAGATACTCGAGAACATTTGCTTCATGCATTAAGGAGTAAAAAGAATATTGTGACCGCAAACAAGGATTTGATGGCTATCCACGGTTCAGAGCTTTTAACAGTTGCCAATGAAAATGGCTGCGACCTCTTTTTTGAAGCGAGCGTTGCCGGAGGAATTCCAATCCTGCGCAGTCTGGTGGATGGGCTTGCGTCTGATAGAATCACAAAGATGATGGGGATTGTGAATGGCACAACAAACTACATTTTAACAAAGATGAGCCAGGAGGGACTGGCATATGATAGCGTCTTGAAGGAAGCGCAGCAACTCGGGTACGCTGAGGCAAATCCTGCATCTGACGTAGAAGGACTGGATGCGGCGCGAAAAATGGCGATCATGGCTACTTTAGGCTTTTCGATGAAAATTGATCTTGATGATGTCAAAGTGAAAGGAATCACTTCTGTTACCGAGGAAGACCTGCAATATGGTAAGCAGCTTGGCTATACGATGAAACTGCTCGGCATCGCCGTCCGTGAAGGTGATAAAGTCGAGGTATGCGTTGAGCCGGCATTGTTGCCGTCATCGCACCCGCTTGCGTCTGTCAATAATGAGTACAATGCGGTGTATGTGTATGGGGAAGCAGTCGGGGAAACAATGTTTTACGGTCCAGGAGCTGGAAGCTTGCCAACCGCAACAGCAGTGGTCTCGGACCTTGTTGGTGTCATTAAAAACCTGCGCCTTGGTGTAAATGGCAGTTCTTTTGTCACTCCGCAGTATGAGAAGCAGCTGAAGGATGATGGAGAAGTGAATTCAAAGTACTTCCTACGTCTCCATGTACATGACGAAGTCGGTGTATTCTCGGAAATCACCTCTCTTTTCGCAGGCCATAATGTCAGTTTTGAAAAAATCCTTCAGATGCCATTAAAGGAAAAGGAGCTTGCGGAGATTGTGGTCGTTACACATCAGGCTTCCTTGAAGGATTACCAGAATATTTTAATGGAGCTGCGTGACTTAAGGGTTGTGAAGGCAGTCAAAAGCTCATACAGGGTTGAAGGAAGTGTCAGCGCATGA
- the thrC gene encoding threonine synthase, which produces MRWKGLLSEYREYLPVNAGTPLLTLHEGNTPLIRLDQLSEEWGIDLYVKVEGVNPTGSFKDRGMVMAVAKAKEAGSDTVICASTGNTSASAAAYAARAGLRCIIVIPEGKIAMGKLAQAVMYGASIVSIEGNFDEALKMVRAISETEPVTLVNSVNPYRLEGQKTAAFEICDQLGGAPDILAIPVGNAGNISAYWKGFKEYNASKSTGLPRMFGFEAEGSAAIVKGQPIEQPETIATAIRIGNPASWDLAVAARDESEGKIDFVSDDEILQAYSKLAVSEGIFAEPGSCASIAGINKLLQRGEIPRGSRIVAVLTGNGLKDPSTAIDISSISPMLLPNDENIVSEYIRGVVRQ; this is translated from the coding sequence ATGAGATGGAAAGGGTTGTTGAGTGAATACCGTGAATACTTGCCGGTCAATGCCGGGACACCATTACTCACTCTGCATGAAGGAAATACCCCACTGATCAGGCTCGACCAGCTGTCAGAGGAGTGGGGGATCGATTTATATGTAAAAGTTGAAGGGGTTAATCCTACCGGTTCCTTTAAGGACAGAGGGATGGTCATGGCAGTCGCGAAAGCTAAGGAGGCAGGCAGTGACACAGTAATCTGCGCCTCAACAGGGAATACTTCTGCCTCGGCGGCTGCCTATGCAGCAAGGGCAGGATTAAGGTGTATCATCGTCATTCCTGAGGGTAAAATCGCGATGGGCAAACTTGCGCAAGCTGTGATGTATGGCGCAAGCATTGTTTCGATTGAAGGCAACTTCGACGAAGCATTGAAAATGGTTCGGGCAATCAGTGAAACCGAACCGGTGACCCTCGTGAATTCAGTCAATCCTTACCGCCTTGAAGGGCAAAAAACAGCCGCGTTTGAAATTTGTGACCAGTTGGGCGGCGCTCCTGACATCCTGGCGATCCCGGTGGGGAATGCCGGAAATATCAGCGCTTATTGGAAAGGGTTCAAAGAATACAATGCCAGCAAGAGTACTGGTTTGCCGCGGATGTTCGGTTTCGAGGCGGAAGGGTCTGCCGCAATTGTCAAGGGGCAGCCGATTGAACAGCCGGAAACGATCGCCACGGCAATCCGCATTGGAAACCCGGCAAGCTGGGACCTGGCCGTTGCAGCCCGTGACGAATCAGAAGGAAAAATCGATTTCGTCTCAGATGACGAGATTTTACAAGCATACAGCAAGCTGGCGGTTTCTGAAGGAATTTTTGCTGAGCCTGGATCCTGCGCATCGATTGCAGGTATTAATAAACTTTTACAGCGAGGAGAAATACCTCGAGGTTCCAGAATAGTTGCCGTGCTGACCGGAAATGGATTGAAAGATCCTTCAACTGCGATTGACATCAGTTCGATTTCACCAATGCTGCTTCCAAATGACGAGAATATCGTCAGCGAATATATCAGGGGAGTGGTCCGGCAATGA
- the thrB gene encoding homoserine kinase — translation MKGVEEPLVKAGVSRGKVLSVKVPASSANLGPGFDSLGVALNLYMEVQAERSEKWKVTPLSPSLSGFPRNDKNFICQIAKKTADLYKEEMPSLHVSVQSEIPLARGLGSSAAAIVAGVELANEFCGLQMTQSEKLAVASRFEGHPDNAGSSLFGGVVVGSQIGDEFDLTVLDQIQFDPVLVVPKQELLTETSRDVLPAVMEFQRSVQASAVANQLLAALMTQNWALAGRMMRADQFHQPYRKALVPFFEDVHEKAIQSGAFGTALSGAGPSILCLAEPGKGEEVAGELRKLLVEFEIFRLQIDREGCRSSWS, via the coding sequence ATGAAGGGAGTCGAGGAACCATTAGTTAAAGCTGGGGTATCGAGAGGGAAAGTCTTATCGGTAAAAGTTCCGGCCAGCTCAGCGAACCTGGGACCAGGTTTTGACTCCCTCGGCGTGGCTTTGAACCTCTATATGGAAGTTCAGGCTGAACGAAGCGAAAAATGGAAGGTAACCCCCTTATCTCCTTCATTATCAGGCTTTCCTAGGAATGATAAAAATTTCATTTGCCAGATTGCCAAGAAAACAGCTGATTTATACAAGGAAGAAATGCCTTCGCTCCATGTCTCTGTGCAAAGTGAGATTCCGCTTGCGAGAGGACTTGGTTCCAGCGCAGCAGCTATCGTCGCGGGAGTCGAACTGGCCAACGAATTTTGTGGTTTACAAATGACTCAATCTGAAAAGTTGGCGGTCGCTTCGAGGTTTGAAGGCCATCCTGATAATGCCGGGTCGAGCCTGTTCGGTGGCGTCGTAGTTGGAAGTCAAATCGGAGATGAGTTCGATTTAACCGTTCTTGACCAGATTCAGTTTGACCCGGTACTTGTCGTTCCTAAGCAGGAGCTTCTGACAGAAACGTCACGTGATGTCTTGCCGGCCGTGATGGAATTTCAGCGAAGTGTCCAGGCAAGTGCAGTTGCTAACCAACTGCTTGCCGCGCTTATGACACAGAATTGGGCACTCGCAGGTAGGATGATGAGGGCTGATCAATTTCATCAGCCATATCGGAAAGCACTTGTGCCATTTTTTGAAGACGTCCATGAGAAAGCAATCCAATCGGGCGCGTTCGGCACCGCACTAAGCGGGGCTGGACCATCGATTCTCTGCCTGGCTGAACCCGGGAAAGGGGAAGAAGTAGCAGGGGAATTAAGGAAGCTGCTAGTGGAGTTCGAAATCTTCAGGCTGCAGATTGACAGGGAAGGGTGCAGGTCATCGTGGTCATAA
- a CDS encoding NifU family protein — translation MTEQQMFEQVQEVLDKLRPFLLRDGGDCELVDIEDGIVKLRLLGACGSCPSSTITLKAGIERALLEEVPGVVEVEQVF, via the coding sequence ATGACTGAACAGCAAATGTTTGAGCAAGTACAGGAAGTATTAGATAAATTGCGCCCATTCCTTCTTCGCGATGGTGGAGACTGCGAACTAGTTGATATCGAGGATGGCATTGTTAAACTTCGCCTGCTAGGTGCATGCGGTAGCTGCCCGAGCTCCACAATCACGCTTAAAGCTGGAATCGAACGCGCGCTTTTAGAAGAAGTACCTGGTGTTGTTGAGGTTGAACAGGTATTCTAA
- a CDS encoding YuzD family protein encodes MERKEVEIVVYGAEVLCPSCVNLPSSKETYEWLEAAISRKYADQPFNIIYVDIHNPPAEEEKKEFAEKVIEEDMFYPVVLLEGKIVGEGNPKLKTIYAELEKYGYVPA; translated from the coding sequence ATGGAACGTAAAGAGGTAGAAATTGTCGTTTACGGTGCAGAAGTATTATGCCCAAGCTGTGTTAACCTTCCATCCTCAAAAGAAACATATGAATGGCTCGAAGCAGCGATCAGCCGCAAATATGCAGACCAGCCATTCAACATTATTTATGTCGATATCCATAATCCTCCAGCAGAGGAAGAGAAAAAGGAATTTGCCGAAAAAGTAATCGAAGAAGACATGTTTTACCCTGTGGTCCTGCTCGAAGGCAAAATCGTCGGCGAAGGAAACCCAAAATTGAAAACGATTTACGCAGAATTAGAGAAATATGGGTATGTTCCGGCTTAA
- a CDS encoding NAD(P)/FAD-dependent oxidoreductase, whose protein sequence is MKNLVILGGGYGGMRVLQKLLPNDLPEDVSITLIDRVPYHCLKTEYYALAAGTISDQHIRVAFPEHPRLQIKYAEVTAINLEDQKVELQGNDAVEYDDLIIGLGCEDKYHNVPGADKFTYSIQSIEKSRATYQALNNLPAGSTVSIVGAGLSGVELASELAESRKDLKIKLFDRGNHILSAFSERLSTYVENWFDNHNVEIINNANITEVQKNVLYNHDEPIVCDAIVWTAGIQANRLVREMDVEKDGMGRAMVTPQHNLPGYKNVYIVGDCASLPHAPSAQLAEGQAEQIVQVLQKRWKGEEPPESFPPIKLKGVIGSLGKKHGFGLVAERPITGRVARLLKSGILWMYKYHNG, encoded by the coding sequence ATGAAAAATCTCGTTATCCTTGGAGGCGGCTATGGCGGCATGCGTGTGCTTCAAAAATTGCTGCCGAATGACCTGCCAGAAGATGTGTCAATTACGTTGATTGACCGTGTTCCATACCACTGTTTAAAAACAGAATACTATGCACTGGCTGCAGGCACGATTTCTGACCAGCATATCAGAGTGGCATTTCCTGAGCATCCCCGCCTTCAGATAAAATATGCGGAAGTAACAGCCATCAATCTTGAGGATCAGAAGGTTGAACTGCAAGGCAATGACGCCGTAGAATATGATGACCTTATTATCGGTCTCGGCTGCGAAGATAAGTATCACAATGTCCCAGGTGCTGACAAGTTCACATACAGTATCCAATCTATTGAAAAGTCTCGCGCAACCTATCAGGCACTTAATAATTTGCCAGCAGGTTCAACTGTTTCGATTGTCGGTGCAGGCTTAAGTGGTGTTGAGCTTGCGAGTGAGTTGGCTGAAAGCCGCAAAGACTTGAAAATAAAGCTTTTTGACCGCGGTAACCACATCTTGTCTGCCTTCTCTGAACGCCTGAGCACGTATGTGGAAAACTGGTTCGATAATCACAATGTTGAAATCATCAACAACGCGAATATCACGGAAGTCCAGAAGAATGTTCTTTATAACCACGATGAGCCGATTGTCTGTGACGCAATCGTATGGACGGCCGGAATCCAGGCTAATCGACTAGTGCGCGAGATGGACGTTGAAAAAGACGGCATGGGCCGCGCAATGGTAACTCCGCAGCATAATCTGCCAGGGTATAAAAATGTTTATATAGTCGGAGACTGCGCAAGCTTGCCGCACGCACCAAGTGCACAGCTTGCAGAAGGCCAGGCGGAACAAATCGTCCAGGTACTGCAAAAGCGCTGGAAAGGCGAGGAACCACCTGAATCATTCCCGCCGATCAAGCTTAAAGGCGTCATTGGTTCACTAGGCAAAAAACACGGCTTCGGGCTTGTCGCCGAACGCCCAATTACAGGCCGCGTCGCACGCTTGCTGAAATCCGGGATTTTGTGGATGTATAAATATCATAATGGCTAA
- a CDS encoding YuzB family protein, with amino-acid sequence MIKPIIEFCISNLASGSQKARAELEKDYDLDVIEYGCLGYCGKCAQSMFALVNGDPVVGETPEELVENIYKYLDENPMF; translated from the coding sequence ATGATTAAGCCAATCATTGAATTTTGTATCAGCAATCTAGCAAGCGGTTCGCAAAAGGCGAGGGCAGAGCTGGAGAAGGACTACGATCTGGACGTCATAGAATATGGCTGCCTTGGTTACTGCGGGAAATGCGCACAATCCATGTTCGCGCTCGTAAACGGGGACCCAGTAGTGGGAGAAACACCCGAAGAACTGGTAGAAAATATTTATAAATATTTGGACGAGAATCCGATGTTTTAA
- a CDS encoding DUF2225 domain-containing protein, translated as MTQIEPLYDKKYHCEMCEQAFTTKKVRSRFVKVLRFDTDFAPIYAEGFENPNLYYINVCPNCGYSFTDDFSANFTPGAKQQIQDKICSQWAPHNYGDKRTIQEAMNTFKLAAYSSTLKKEKHIVSAGLYIRLAWLYRSTDNHEQELRFLKLALKEYTESYSTGDYKGTQVSELRLMYLIGDLSRRIGHTQDAVRFFSKVIEKQRQSVEPQIIQLAKDRWQEMREEKVVSGN; from the coding sequence ATGACTCAAATAGAACCGCTCTATGATAAAAAATATCACTGTGAAATGTGCGAACAAGCTTTTACCACTAAAAAAGTGCGTTCCCGCTTTGTGAAAGTCCTCCGTTTTGATACTGATTTCGCCCCTATTTATGCCGAAGGCTTTGAAAACCCTAATCTATATTATATTAATGTCTGCCCGAATTGCGGCTACTCGTTTACCGATGATTTCAGTGCTAATTTTACGCCGGGCGCTAAACAACAGATCCAGGATAAAATATGCAGTCAATGGGCTCCACATAACTATGGAGATAAGCGAACAATCCAGGAAGCTATGAACACTTTCAAACTCGCAGCTTATAGCTCGACTCTGAAAAAAGAGAAACATATCGTTTCAGCTGGGTTGTACATAAGACTTGCCTGGCTGTATCGCTCAACAGACAACCACGAACAGGAATTACGTTTTTTAAAACTCGCCCTGAAGGAATATACTGAGTCGTACAGCACCGGAGATTATAAAGGAACACAAGTATCAGAGCTGCGGCTGATGTACCTGATTGGCGATCTCTCAAGAAGGATTGGCCATACCCAGGACGCCGTCCGCTTTTTCTCAAAAGTCATCGAAAAGCAGAGGCAGTCAGTTGAACCCCAGATCATCCAGCTGGCAAAAGACCGGTGGCAGGAAATGCGTGAAGAGAAAGTCGTTTCGGGCAACTAA
- a CDS encoding HesB/IscA family protein yields MDNIVILTEEAALQVKDMMKQNETEDAYLRVSVKGGGCSGLSYGMGFAHEVEEGDQQLEQHGIKILVDKDSAPVLNGTTISYKQSLMGGGFTIDNPNAIASCGCGSSFKTATREGTPEEC; encoded by the coding sequence GTGGATAATATTGTGATTCTTACTGAAGAAGCTGCATTGCAGGTTAAAGATATGATGAAACAAAACGAGACGGAAGACGCGTACCTGCGTGTATCTGTAAAAGGCGGAGGCTGCAGTGGTCTTTCTTACGGAATGGGTTTCGCCCATGAAGTGGAAGAAGGGGACCAACAATTAGAACAGCACGGCATCAAAATCCTTGTAGATAAGGATAGCGCTCCAGTGCTGAATGGCACAACAATCAGCTACAAGCAATCCCTGATGGGCGGCGGCTTCACAATCGACAACCCGAACGCCATCGCATCATGCGGCTGCGGTTCTAGCTTCAAAACGGCAACTCGTGAAGGAACACCTGAAGAATGCTAA
- a CDS encoding NAD(P)/FAD-dependent oxidoreductase, which yields MKEDQKVYDITIIGGGPAGLFTAFYGGMRQASVKIIESLPQLGGQLSALYPEKYIYDVAGFPKVRAQELINNLKEQMAKFEPATALEQSVEKLEKLEDGTIKLTTDKEVHYTKTVIITAGNGAFQPRRLELESAAQYEGKNLHYFIDDLNQFAGQKVAVLGGGDSAVDWALMLEPIAEQVTIVHRRDKFRAHEHSVENLQNSKVDIKTPYVPTELIGDGNAISQIVLKDANSEDTVAVDVDAVICNFGFVSSLGPIKEWGLEIEKNSIVVNSKMETNIPGVYAAGDICTYEGKVKLIATGFGEAPTAVNNAKSYMDPKAKTQPLHSSSMFK from the coding sequence GTGAAAGAAGATCAAAAAGTTTATGACATCACGATTATCGGCGGGGGTCCTGCTGGTCTGTTCACAGCTTTCTACGGCGGAATGAGACAAGCATCTGTTAAGATTATTGAAAGTTTGCCACAATTAGGCGGGCAATTATCAGCACTTTATCCTGAAAAGTACATATACGATGTTGCTGGCTTCCCAAAAGTCCGTGCCCAGGAGCTGATCAACAATCTGAAAGAGCAAATGGCGAAATTCGAGCCTGCTACTGCTCTTGAGCAATCTGTTGAAAAGCTTGAAAAACTGGAAGATGGAACAATTAAGCTGACTACTGATAAAGAAGTTCATTATACAAAAACAGTTATCATCACAGCAGGAAACGGTGCATTCCAGCCACGCAGGCTTGAACTTGAAAGCGCTGCACAGTACGAAGGCAAAAACCTGCACTATTTTATTGATGACTTGAACCAGTTCGCTGGCCAAAAGGTTGCAGTTTTAGGCGGAGGAGATTCAGCTGTTGACTGGGCATTGATGCTTGAGCCAATCGCTGAACAAGTAACCATCGTCCACCGACGCGATAAGTTCCGCGCGCACGAGCACAGTGTTGAAAACCTGCAAAACTCAAAGGTTGATATCAAGACTCCTTATGTGCCAACTGAACTAATTGGTGATGGCAATGCAATCAGCCAGATCGTTCTTAAGGACGCAAACAGCGAAGATACGGTAGCCGTGGACGTTGACGCAGTCATCTGCAACTTCGGTTTCGTTTCATCCCTTGGACCAATCAAGGAATGGGGCCTTGAAATCGAAAAGAACTCAATCGTCGTCAACTCTAAAATGGAAACAAATATCCCGGGCGTTTATGCTGCAGGCGATATCTGCACATATGAAGGTAAAGTAAAATTAATCGCGACTGGGTTCGGTGAAGCTCCAACAGCTGTCAACAACGCAAAATCCTATATGGATCCAAAAGCGAAGACACAGCCGCTTCACAGTTCATCTATGTTTAAATAA
- a CDS encoding NAD(P)/FAD-dependent oxidoreductase, protein MRKPKIVILGAGYGGLMTATRLQKAVGVNEADIVLINKNDYHYETTWLHEASAGTLHHDKVRYDVRDVIDRHKVEFVQGAVEEIKLDEKRVILENGDIVYDYLVIALGAEPETFGIKGLKEYAFSIVNVNSARQIREHIEYQFATYNTEAEKKDERLTIVVGGAGFTGIEFLGELTNRVPELCREYDVDYHKVKIVCVEAAPMVLPGFDPELVDYAVAQLEKKGVEFRIGTAIKEATPEGIIVAKGEDEVEEIKAGTVVWAAGVRGNSVIEKSGIEAMRGRVKVQPDLRLPGSDDVFIVGDCSLIINEEINRPYPPTAQIAMQQGEVCARNIAALVRGKSELETFTPDIKGTVCSLGEDDAIGVAFGKKMVGTKASFMKKMVDNRALYMIGGPSLVLKKGKFNVL, encoded by the coding sequence TTGAGAAAGCCAAAGATCGTAATTTTAGGAGCAGGATACGGGGGATTAATGACAGCTACCCGTTTACAAAAAGCTGTTGGAGTAAACGAAGCTGACATTGTCCTTATCAACAAAAATGATTACCACTATGAAACTACATGGCTGCATGAAGCATCAGCAGGAACTTTACACCATGATAAAGTCCGTTACGATGTACGTGATGTAATCGATCGCCATAAGGTTGAATTCGTCCAGGGAGCTGTAGAAGAAATCAAGCTGGATGAGAAGCGTGTAATCCTCGAGAACGGTGACATTGTCTATGATTATCTTGTCATCGCCCTTGGTGCTGAACCTGAAACTTTCGGTATTAAAGGCTTGAAAGAGTATGCTTTCTCTATCGTCAACGTCAATTCAGCTAGACAAATCCGGGAGCATATTGAATATCAATTCGCAACTTACAATACAGAAGCGGAAAAGAAAGATGAGCGCCTGACAATCGTTGTCGGCGGTGCAGGCTTCACAGGAATCGAGTTCCTTGGTGAACTGACAAACCGAGTACCTGAACTTTGCCGTGAATATGATGTTGATTACCATAAAGTGAAAATTGTATGTGTTGAAGCAGCACCAATGGTTCTTCCAGGTTTCGATCCTGAGCTTGTGGACTATGCTGTAGCTCAGCTTGAGAAAAAAGGTGTGGAATTCCGCATTGGCACAGCAATCAAAGAAGCGACTCCAGAAGGCATCATCGTTGCTAAAGGCGAAGATGAAGTTGAAGAAATCAAAGCTGGCACTGTTGTTTGGGCAGCAGGTGTCCGTGGAAACTCTGTTATCGAAAAATCTGGAATCGAAGCAATGCGCGGCCGCGTAAAAGTGCAGCCAGACCTTCGCCTGCCAGGTTCAGACGACGTTTTCATCGTAGGAGATTGCTCACTAATCATCAACGAAGAAATCAACCGTCCATATCCTCCGACTGCACAAATCGCCATGCAGCAAGGCGAGGTATGTGCTAGGAACATTGCGGCACTAGTTCGTGGTAAATCCGAACTAGAGACATTCACTCCAGATATCAAAGGAACAGTATGTTCTCTTGGTGAAGATGATGCGATCGGCGTAGCATTCGGCAAGAAAATGGTCGGAACGAAAGCTTCCTTCATGAAAAAAATGGTCGATAACCGTGCGCTGTACATGATCGGCGGACCTTCATTGGTTCTTAAAAAAGGTAAATTCAACGTTCTATAA
- a CDS encoding NUDIX domain-containing protein, translating to MGKRENVWLGVAGVVISEGGRWLVVKKRYGGLKGSWSLPAGFVDEGETADQAVLREVKEETGVECTITGLLGLRTGVIRESISDNMLVFLLSPLPGQRVMAEESELYDAKFMSPDELTADPDTSLLLHYLLNKPIGQVVPGSAGMDPGQQFHYSAYKLFL from the coding sequence ATGGGGAAACGTGAGAATGTCTGGCTTGGTGTGGCCGGTGTTGTTATTTCGGAAGGTGGGCGCTGGCTTGTCGTCAAAAAGCGGTATGGAGGCTTGAAAGGCAGCTGGTCGCTGCCAGCTGGCTTCGTAGATGAAGGGGAAACGGCCGATCAGGCAGTCCTCCGGGAAGTGAAAGAAGAAACAGGTGTGGAATGTACGATCACCGGGCTCCTTGGCTTACGTACTGGTGTGATCCGGGAGTCCATCAGCGATAATATGCTCGTTTTTCTATTGTCCCCGTTACCAGGTCAAAGGGTGATGGCCGAGGAAAGTGAGCTGTATGATGCAAAATTCATGTCGCCTGACGAATTGACAGCAGACCCTGATACCTCGCTGCTGCTGCACTACCTTTTAAATAAACCAATTGGTCAAGTTGTGCCCGGATCCGCGGGGATGGATCCAGGACAGCAATTTCATTATAGTGCATATAAATTGTTTTTATAA
- a CDS encoding YuiA family protein, whose translation MKMHTHDSKECPYCSGKGYFQLLLGGSETCTCCSGSGKSKK comes from the coding sequence ATGAAAATGCATACACATGATTCAAAGGAATGCCCATACTGCTCTGGTAAAGGTTATTTCCAACTGTTGCTCGGTGGTTCAGAAACATGCACATGCTGCAGCGGATCCGGCAAATCAAAAAAATAA
- a CDS encoding YuiB family protein, whose amino-acid sequence MMTVVTLIISMLLFFVLFFGIGFLLNMLLRMSWIMAVVYPLIAIFIIDKYPFIDYFRNSGEAFGDLGQRLSQLAMADILILSSGLAGAILAGIVIRLLRKKGYQMF is encoded by the coding sequence ATGATGACGGTTGTAACACTGATCATTTCGATGTTATTGTTTTTTGTCCTGTTTTTCGGGATTGGCTTTTTATTGAATATGCTGCTGAGGATGTCATGGATCATGGCGGTAGTTTATCCATTAATTGCGATATTCATTATTGATAAGTATCCGTTTATCGACTATTTCAGGAATAGCGGTGAAGCCTTCGGTGATCTTGGTCAGCGGCTTTCGCAATTGGCAATGGCAGACATACTGATTTTAAGCAGCGGTCTAGCAGGTGCCATTTTAGCTGGTATAGTCATCAGGCTTTTGCGAAAAAAAGGATATCAAATGTTCTAA
- a CDS encoding 3D domain-containing protein — translation MNILKMCARRSAMAVLFFAAITSTFHSISGVEASTVSTYVFDSAGTQQEENSSLDHKKKSLGLAFKFLKKISDFTTKISSSEKVAGTQPTLEESLNWSQYPTKKIIATGYTAGVESTGKNPGHPGYGITYSGVKVKRDLYSTVAADLNVFPIGTILFIPGYGFGVVADKGGAIKGNKVDLYYDTVKDVYEQWGKKTLDVYVIEMGNGKLTEADLKALNENESMQVFRQQYAGGKKS, via the coding sequence ATGAATATTTTAAAAATGTGTGCAAGACGCTCAGCGATGGCAGTTTTATTTTTTGCTGCTATAACTTCTACGTTCCATTCGATTTCGGGAGTTGAAGCTTCCACTGTTTCTACATACGTTTTTGATAGTGCGGGAACACAACAAGAAGAAAACTCAAGTCTAGACCATAAAAAGAAATCCTTAGGACTTGCCTTTAAATTTTTGAAAAAGATATCTGACTTCACAACTAAAATTTCTTCAAGTGAAAAGGTTGCTGGAACGCAGCCAACGCTGGAGGAATCCTTGAACTGGTCGCAATACCCTACAAAGAAAATCATAGCAACAGGGTACACAGCCGGTGTTGAATCCACTGGCAAAAATCCGGGACATCCCGGGTATGGAATTACTTATTCTGGTGTCAAAGTTAAACGTGACTTATATTCAACTGTCGCGGCTGATTTAAATGTATTCCCGATTGGGACAATCCTTTTCATTCCGGGATACGGATTCGGTGTGGTAGCCGATAAAGGTGGCGCAATCAAAGGAAATAAAGTTGACTTGTATTATGATACGGTAAAGGATGTATACGAGCAGTGGGGAAAAAAGACATTGGATGTATATGTAATTGAGATGGGGAACGGCAAGCTGACAGAAGCCGATTTAAAAGCCCTTAATGAGAACGAGTCCATGCAGGTTTTCCGCCAGCAATATGCAGGCGGCAAAAAATCATAA